A single Micromonospora luteifusca DNA region contains:
- a CDS encoding PPOX class F420-dependent oxidoreductase, producing the protein MSKPPLPEAAVAMLRKPNPAVMTTLRNGGQPVSAATWYLWEDGRILVNVDESRRRLEHMRNDPRVSLTVLDEAGWYTHVSIVGQVAELRADEDLADIDRLSLHYTGNAYPRRERARVSALIEIDRWHGWGSLKDNSQVG; encoded by the coding sequence ATGTCCAAGCCACCACTTCCCGAGGCCGCGGTCGCCATGCTGCGGAAGCCGAACCCGGCGGTCATGACCACACTCCGCAACGGTGGTCAGCCGGTGTCCGCCGCCACCTGGTACCTGTGGGAAGACGGCCGGATCCTGGTGAACGTGGACGAGAGCCGCCGCCGGCTGGAGCACATGCGCAACGACCCCCGGGTGTCCCTCACGGTGCTCGACGAGGCCGGGTGGTACACCCATGTCAGCATCGTCGGGCAGGTCGCCGAGCTGCGCGCCGACGAGGATCTCGCGGACATCGACCGGTTGTCCCTGCACTACACGGGCAACGCGTACCCGCGGCGCGAGCGTGCCCGGGTCAGTGCCCTCATCGAGATCGACCGGTGGCACGGCTGGGGCTCACTCAAGGACAACAGCCAGGTCGGCTGA
- a CDS encoding glycoside hydrolase family protein, which translates to MRRLLWPLAVAAVVAVLVTGVIVVVQPTGPTPAPAATQAVDALPPTNPQASPLTATTPTATTSPAGVTPTPTTTPTVKPTTARPVAPAAPGVSTKRKGVGVWTFDGVSQALASSGASWYYTWDVAHPGVTSPKGAEFVPMIWGAKSVTASNLQQAKRSGRQLLGFNEPDLAGQAEMSVEQALELWPQLEATGLPLGSPAVAWGGDRPGEWLDRFMAGVKQRGYRVDFIALHWYGGDFTTANAVNQLKSYLQAVHDRYRLPIWLTEFALIDFSDGVRFPTQAQQAAFLTAATRMLGGLTWLHRYAWFGLPATDKDQTGLFRTGSEATAVGRAYQAAR; encoded by the coding sequence GTGAGGCGTCTGCTGTGGCCCCTCGCCGTGGCGGCGGTGGTCGCCGTACTGGTGACCGGGGTGATCGTCGTGGTGCAGCCGACCGGGCCGACGCCCGCCCCTGCGGCGACGCAGGCGGTCGACGCGCTGCCGCCGACGAACCCGCAGGCCAGCCCACTCACCGCGACCACGCCCACCGCCACGACGAGCCCGGCGGGGGTGACCCCGACGCCGACGACCACGCCGACGGTGAAGCCGACCACCGCCCGTCCGGTCGCCCCGGCGGCGCCCGGGGTGAGCACGAAGCGCAAGGGCGTCGGGGTGTGGACCTTCGACGGCGTCAGCCAGGCGTTGGCCAGCTCCGGGGCGAGTTGGTACTACACCTGGGATGTGGCCCACCCGGGTGTCACCAGCCCGAAGGGCGCCGAGTTCGTTCCGATGATCTGGGGGGCGAAGAGCGTCACCGCCAGCAACCTGCAGCAGGCCAAGAGGAGCGGTCGACAGCTGCTCGGGTTCAACGAGCCGGACCTGGCCGGTCAGGCGGAGATGAGCGTGGAACAGGCATTGGAGCTGTGGCCGCAGCTGGAAGCCACCGGCCTTCCGCTGGGCAGCCCGGCGGTGGCCTGGGGTGGTGACCGGCCGGGCGAGTGGCTCGACCGTTTCATGGCCGGCGTCAAGCAGCGCGGTTACCGCGTCGACTTCATCGCCCTGCACTGGTACGGCGGGGACTTCACCACCGCCAACGCGGTCAACCAGCTCAAGTCGTACCTTCAGGCCGTGCACGACCGCTACCGGCTGCCGATCTGGCTCACCGAGTTCGCGCTGATCGACTTCTCCGACGGCGTTCGCTTCCCGACCCAGGCGCAGCAGGCCGCGTTCCTCACCGCGGCGACCCGGATGCTGGGTGGCCTGACCTGGCTGCACCGGTACGCCTGGTTCGGCCTGCCCGCCACCGACAAGGACCAGACCGGGCTCTTCCGCACCGGCAGCGAGGCGACCGCCGTCGGCCGCGCCTACCAGGCCGCGCGCTGA
- a CDS encoding VOC family protein → MNITIHTTSLPHTDPDASLAFYRDALGFEVRSDVGQGTMRWITVGPADQPGTSILLAPPAADPGTTEDERRAITEMMAKGTYGWILLATRDLDTTFEKVQAGDAEVVQEPTEQPYGIRDCAFRDPAGNLIRIQELR, encoded by the coding sequence ATGAACATCACGATCCACACGACCTCCCTGCCGCACACCGACCCGGACGCCTCCCTGGCCTTCTACCGCGACGCCCTCGGCTTCGAGGTCCGTAGCGACGTCGGTCAGGGCACGATGCGTTGGATCACGGTCGGCCCCGCCGACCAGCCCGGCACGTCCATCCTCCTGGCGCCGCCGGCCGCGGACCCCGGGACCACCGAGGACGAGCGCCGCGCCATCACCGAGATGATGGCCAAGGGCACCTACGGCTGGATCCTGCTGGCCACGCGGGACCTCGACACCACCTTTGAGAAGGTGCAGGCCGGCGACGCCGAGGTCGTCCAGGAGCCGACCGAGCAGCCGTACGGCATCCGCGACTGCGCCTTCCGCGATCCCGCCGGCAACCTGATCCGCATCCAAGAGCTTCGCTGA
- a CDS encoding AraC family transcriptional regulator, whose protein sequence is MDAVTVRTDDVDQARAEVGRVFCPHRLIPQAGVRSIQLRMAARRVGGVGVIDLDYGQAVRIQPPALDTFYLVQIPRAGSTVVRHAGHTVTSTPGVASVLSPYDASDMHWSEGSPHRIFYADRRAVDRELARLLGRPVEDPVRFDVGMVMTTSTAQAWARGVAFLADELSQPMDASLFDHPQVAARFEQALIGQLLLAHRHTHSDLLAEPGHHPNPGRLVRRACALISDHHGEALTVGDVAQALRVSVRTLQDCFRRELRTTPTAYLRACRLDAAHRALHAAEPGASVTAVALQHGFVHLGRFATEYRTRFGETPSTTLRR, encoded by the coding sequence ATGGATGCCGTGACGGTCCGGACGGACGACGTCGATCAGGCTCGTGCCGAGGTGGGCAGGGTCTTCTGTCCGCACCGGCTCATCCCGCAGGCGGGCGTGCGCAGCATCCAACTCCGCATGGCGGCACGCCGGGTGGGCGGGGTGGGCGTCATCGACCTCGACTACGGGCAGGCGGTCCGGATCCAACCCCCCGCCCTGGACACCTTCTATCTCGTCCAGATCCCCCGTGCCGGCAGCACGGTGGTCCGGCACGCCGGCCACACCGTGACCTCGACCCCCGGCGTCGCCTCCGTCCTCTCCCCGTACGACGCCTCGGACATGCACTGGTCCGAGGGGTCGCCACACCGGATCTTCTACGCCGACCGGCGCGCCGTCGACCGGGAACTCGCCCGCCTCCTGGGCCGCCCGGTGGAGGACCCGGTCCGTTTCGACGTCGGCATGGTCATGACCACGTCGACCGCGCAGGCGTGGGCGCGCGGGGTGGCGTTCCTCGCCGACGAACTGTCGCAGCCGATGGACGCGTCCCTGTTCGACCACCCACAGGTCGCCGCCCGCTTCGAACAGGCGCTCATCGGCCAACTGTTGCTGGCCCACCGGCACACCCATTCCGACCTGCTGGCCGAGCCGGGCCACCACCCCAACCCCGGACGCCTCGTCCGCCGGGCCTGCGCCCTGATCTCCGACCACCACGGCGAGGCACTGACCGTCGGTGATGTCGCCCAGGCGCTGCGGGTGAGCGTACGGACGCTGCAGGACTGCTTCCGCCGGGAGTTGCGGACCACCCCGACGGCGTACCTGCGGGCCTGCCGCCTGGACGCCGCCCACCGGGCGCTGCACGCGGCCGAGCCGGGGGCGTCCGTGACCGCCGTTGCGCTGCAGCACGGCTTCGTGCACCTCGGTCGGTTCGCGACCGAGTATCGGACGCGGTTCGGCGAGACGCCATCCACGACCCTGCGTCGATGA
- a CDS encoding flavin-containing monooxygenase: MRIAVVGAGFAGLSAAKVLRQSGFDVTVFEKAPDVGGVWSRTRRYPGLHTQNDKGTYHLSDLPMPAHYPQWPSGEQVQEYLESYVEKFGLATVLRLSTEVASAELVNDETGWLIASRPAGARDPVTVERYDHLIVANGIFSDPLVPSFDGHATFAAAGGRVLAAGEFHDVEAVRGRNVLVVGYGKSSCDVAIPLSDVAAQTHVVARELLWKMPRKLGGALNYKYLLLTRMGEALFRYLNLKGFERFLHGPGNGLRRRMVESVGSVATRQLKLRELGLVPNGSFEDIARSTVSLATEGFFERVTDGRVAVHRDQVIKELLVDGGKPAARLADGTVLAADLVICGTGFRQHVPFFDDALHARLQDEAGNFMLYRQILPIGVPRLTFAGYNSSFFSPLSAEMAAVWTAAYLRGGIDLPAEGRMRDEVHTRLAWMAARTNGRHARGTNIIPFSMHNIDEVLNELGLNLGPLARARQWLFPVDPRSYRGVTARMIRRSADGDAAGQVEPTGPARATR; this comes from the coding sequence ATGAGGATTGCCGTCGTCGGCGCTGGATTCGCCGGTCTGAGCGCAGCGAAGGTACTGCGGCAGAGCGGATTCGACGTCACCGTGTTCGAGAAGGCACCCGACGTCGGTGGGGTGTGGAGTCGCACCCGGCGTTACCCCGGGCTGCACACCCAGAACGACAAGGGCACCTACCACCTCTCCGACCTGCCGATGCCCGCCCACTACCCGCAGTGGCCCTCGGGTGAGCAGGTGCAGGAATATCTCGAGAGCTACGTGGAGAAGTTCGGGCTCGCCACCGTACTGCGCCTGTCCACCGAGGTTGCCTCCGCCGAGCTCGTCAACGACGAGACCGGGTGGCTGATCGCGTCGCGGCCGGCGGGCGCCCGGGACCCGGTGACAGTGGAACGGTACGACCACCTCATCGTCGCCAACGGCATCTTCTCCGACCCGCTCGTCCCGTCGTTCGACGGTCACGCGACCTTCGCCGCCGCCGGTGGACGCGTGCTGGCGGCGGGGGAGTTCCACGACGTCGAGGCGGTCCGAGGCAGGAACGTCCTCGTCGTCGGCTACGGCAAGTCGTCCTGCGACGTGGCGATCCCGCTCAGCGATGTCGCCGCTCAGACCCACGTCGTGGCCCGCGAACTGCTCTGGAAGATGCCCCGCAAGCTCGGCGGTGCCCTCAACTACAAGTACCTGCTGCTCACCCGGATGGGTGAGGCGCTGTTCCGCTACCTCAACCTGAAGGGCTTCGAGCGATTCCTGCACGGCCCGGGGAACGGCCTGCGCCGACGCATGGTCGAGAGCGTCGGCTCGGTCGCGACCAGGCAGCTCAAACTGCGCGAACTGGGTCTCGTGCCGAACGGCAGCTTCGAGGACATCGCCCGCAGCACGGTCAGCCTCGCCACGGAGGGCTTCTTCGAGCGCGTCACCGACGGCCGCGTCGCCGTGCACCGCGACCAGGTGATCAAGGAGCTGCTGGTCGACGGTGGCAAGCCGGCCGCCCGCCTCGCCGACGGGACGGTGCTCGCCGCCGACCTGGTGATCTGTGGCACCGGCTTCCGCCAGCACGTGCCGTTCTTCGACGACGCGCTGCACGCCCGGCTCCAGGACGAGGCGGGCAACTTCATGCTCTACCGCCAGATCCTGCCGATCGGTGTGCCGCGGCTGACGTTCGCCGGCTACAACTCGTCGTTCTTCAGCCCGCTCAGCGCGGAGATGGCGGCGGTCTGGACGGCCGCGTACCTGCGGGGTGGGATCGACCTGCCGGCCGAGGGGCGGATGCGTGACGAGGTGCACACCCGGCTGGCCTGGATGGCGGCGCGCACCAACGGGCGACACGCCCGCGGCACGAACATCATCCCGTTCTCGATGCACAACATCGACGAGGTGCTCAACGAGCTGGGGCTCAACCTCGGCCCGCTCGCCCGGGCCCGGCAGTGGCTGTTCCCCGTCGACCCGCGCTCGTACCGGGGAGTGACGGCGCGCATGATCCGGCGTAGCGCCGACGGGGACGCGGCGGGCCAGGTCGAACCGACCGGGCCCGCCCGCGCGACGCGGTGA
- a CDS encoding caspase family protein, with amino-acid sequence MSRPDPYRSVALLIGTATHDQQSLEDLPAVRANVTELARLVTTGPVDLVAVERCTQLLDLPHPREAGVTIAERCSEAEDLLLVYYAGHGLLDDNGELFLALPGTDPRPDWLKYTAIPFSWIRDAMRDSPARTRVLILDCCFAGRALNNMSTADAENGLADRSEIQGTFTLTATSDNVAAIAPVGAEHTAFTGELLRLLQHGPPVRDGHPAGDDLTLSAMYRHLAVTLPSQGLPRPRQRNTDLAADLVLRPARPARPALPVAEGQPSGETPAAPPTVSLPALAEARPVIDTLRRPQRLFHPLHLDLLRAHRRRLAASVGFAALYLAVVAARAANSDATLGRVGWAWADLRLLFLDLVAATIGTGLAATAARDMRAGFSRDARIKWGLAILIWGVVVVIILVVTAAVFVAMPVVGESAGIYTVALGACAFALVMWWLGGAGFNSDGDGPRWWWRTPVAAAIFVGTRLALGVLPDPRLWRARFGEVFEDHTLGAVWTAAGLLAIGFLVIVQLHDVVTGHLALAKRPLVIALSKQGIGIRTRTTNRFIAWHHLDRVFVAGNALAIAFKRDYPEVEKPREFSYSAALGGFPVADIRHFPHTRAEILHALSHFAGATLHGVTPPGPEEDHWPTRPDGSLALRYEERWSTQ; translated from the coding sequence GTGAGTCGGCCGGACCCGTACCGGTCCGTGGCACTGCTGATCGGCACGGCCACGCACGACCAGCAGTCACTCGAGGACCTGCCCGCCGTACGAGCCAACGTCACCGAGCTGGCCAGACTCGTCACCACCGGGCCGGTCGACCTGGTCGCCGTCGAACGCTGCACCCAGCTCCTCGACCTTCCGCACCCCCGGGAGGCGGGTGTCACGATCGCGGAACGCTGTAGCGAGGCGGAGGACCTGCTGCTGGTCTACTACGCCGGTCATGGCCTCCTCGACGACAACGGGGAGTTGTTCCTCGCCCTGCCGGGCACCGACCCCCGCCCGGACTGGCTGAAGTACACGGCGATTCCGTTCAGCTGGATCCGTGACGCGATGCGGGACAGTCCCGCCCGTACCAGGGTGTTGATTCTCGATTGCTGCTTCGCGGGCCGGGCGCTCAACAACATGTCCACTGCGGACGCGGAGAACGGGCTGGCCGACCGCAGCGAGATCCAGGGCACGTTCACCCTCACCGCGACCTCCGACAACGTCGCCGCCATCGCGCCGGTCGGTGCCGAGCACACGGCGTTCACCGGTGAGTTGCTTCGCCTGTTGCAGCACGGCCCACCGGTGCGCGACGGCCACCCCGCCGGGGACGACCTCACCTTGAGCGCCATGTATCGGCACCTGGCGGTCACCCTGCCCAGCCAGGGCCTGCCTCGGCCGCGTCAACGCAACACCGACCTCGCGGCTGATCTGGTGTTGCGCCCGGCCCGACCCGCACGTCCCGCCCTACCGGTCGCCGAGGGCCAACCCTCGGGTGAAACGCCCGCCGCCCCTCCAACCGTCAGCCTGCCCGCACTGGCCGAAGCCCGGCCAGTGATCGACACACTTCGCCGACCGCAACGGCTGTTCCACCCATTGCACCTGGACCTCCTACGGGCGCATCGAAGGCGGCTCGCGGCGTCCGTTGGCTTCGCCGCCCTGTATCTGGCTGTCGTGGCAGCGCGGGCGGCGAATTCCGACGCCACACTGGGCCGGGTTGGCTGGGCATGGGCTGACCTGCGGCTCCTGTTCCTCGACCTGGTCGCGGCGACGATCGGCACCGGGCTGGCCGCCACCGCCGCTCGTGACATGAGGGCAGGGTTTTCGAGAGACGCAAGGATCAAGTGGGGCCTGGCCATTCTCATCTGGGGTGTTGTCGTCGTGATCATTCTGGTGGTGACGGCGGCCGTGTTCGTTGCGATGCCAGTTGTCGGCGAGAGCGCGGGCATCTACACCGTCGCCCTCGGCGCCTGCGCGTTCGCGTTGGTGATGTGGTGGCTCGGCGGTGCAGGGTTCAACTCGGATGGTGACGGGCCGCGTTGGTGGTGGCGTACTCCGGTCGCGGCCGCCATCTTCGTCGGCACTCGGTTGGCGCTTGGCGTGCTCCCTGATCCAAGGCTGTGGCGCGCCCGGTTCGGGGAAGTGTTCGAAGATCACACCCTGGGGGCGGTGTGGACAGCGGCCGGGCTCCTCGCGATCGGGTTCCTGGTCATCGTCCAACTACACGACGTCGTGACCGGTCACCTTGCGTTGGCGAAACGGCCGCTCGTCATCGCACTCTCCAAGCAGGGCATCGGCATTCGGACCAGAACCACGAACAGGTTCATCGCCTGGCACCACCTGGACCGGGTCTTCGTCGCTGGCAACGCCCTCGCCATCGCGTTCAAGCGGGACTATCCCGAGGTGGAGAAACCGCGCGAGTTCAGCTACTCAGCCGCCCTCGGCGGCTTCCCAGTGGCCGACATCCGGCACTTCCCGCACACCCGCGCGGAGATCCTGCACGCCCTCTCGCATTTCGCGGGCGCCACCCTGCACGGGGTCACCCCACCCGGTCCTGAGGAGGATCACTGGCCCACCCGCCCGGACGGCAGCCTTGCCTTGCGCTACGAAGAGCGCTGGAGCACCCAGTGA
- a CDS encoding NAD-dependent epimerase/dehydratase family protein, translated as MSSSALPRRVVVTGATGKLGRAVVAHLRVVGVDVLAVDRAGGRDPRDVNGEFLLVDLTDYGQVVEAFTGGADEHAGGVDAIVHLAAVPAPGLMSNATTFANNSAATYNVFAAARAAGIKRVVWASSETVLGLPFDTPPPYAPVDEEYAPRPESTYSLNKALEEEMARHFCRWDPELVMVGLRFSNVMDVEDYAPFPSFDADPRLRRWNLWGYIDARDGAQAVERALAHDQPGADVFIIANADTVMTRSSASLMAEVYPGVEIRKELGEHETLLSIDKARRVLGFEPQHSWRSHV; from the coding sequence ATGAGTAGCTCCGCACTGCCCAGGCGTGTTGTCGTCACCGGCGCCACCGGCAAGCTCGGTCGCGCCGTCGTCGCCCACCTGCGCGTCGTGGGCGTCGACGTGCTGGCGGTGGACCGTGCCGGCGGACGCGACCCCCGCGACGTGAACGGCGAGTTCCTCCTGGTCGACCTGACCGACTACGGGCAGGTGGTGGAGGCGTTCACCGGGGGTGCCGACGAGCACGCCGGCGGGGTCGACGCGATCGTGCACCTGGCGGCCGTCCCGGCGCCCGGGCTGATGTCGAACGCGACGACGTTCGCGAACAACTCCGCCGCCACGTACAACGTGTTCGCCGCGGCCAGGGCGGCCGGGATCAAGCGGGTCGTGTGGGCGTCGAGCGAGACGGTGCTCGGGCTGCCGTTCGACACCCCGCCGCCGTACGCGCCGGTCGACGAGGAGTACGCGCCGCGGCCGGAGTCCACGTACTCCTTGAACAAGGCACTTGAGGAGGAGATGGCGCGGCACTTCTGCCGCTGGGACCCGGAGCTGGTCATGGTGGGTCTGCGCTTCTCCAACGTCATGGACGTCGAGGACTACGCGCCGTTCCCCTCCTTCGACGCCGACCCCCGACTGCGGCGGTGGAACCTGTGGGGCTACATCGACGCCCGCGACGGGGCCCAGGCGGTCGAGCGGGCGCTCGCCCACGACCAGCCCGGTGCGGACGTGTTCATCATCGCCAACGCCGACACGGTCATGACCAGGTCCAGCGCGAGCCTGATGGCCGAGGTCTACCCGGGCGTGGAGATCCGTAAGGAGTTGGGCGAGCACGAGACGCTGCTCAGCATCGACAAGGCGCGACGGGTGCTGGGCTTCGAGCCGCAACACTCCTGGCGGAGCCACGTTTAA
- a CDS encoding glycoside hydrolase family 18 protein has product MRPFRHRRLTAVVVLATLLLTAAPPTAASASDKQQRRAGYHRVGYFTQWGIYGRAFPVKKLDTSGAASRLTHVNYAFGNVSEDGRCYLDGGPGEGDAWADYQRPVPAEESVDGVADAPGQALNGNFGQLAKLKAKHPKLQVLISLGGWSWSTYFSNAARTDASRKAFVASCIDIYLKGNLPGAPGAAAGVFDGVDLDWEWPNWEGEPGNVIRPEDRENFTKLLAEFRRQLDAYGRTTRAHHPLTAFLPANPATMDAGYEGRKIFKYLDFATVQGYDFHGGWDAVTNQQSALRVPAGAPDDPDFSAEVAIDGWIARGAPRDKLVLGIPYYGRGWTGVTGGGNGLFQPAAAPAPATFEAGYEDYKNLKNLAGNGYTVHRDLRTGHAWLFDGTTLWTYDDPAVVLQKMLYIRRAGLAGAMIWSLDGDDDNATLTKTIGLGLTTW; this is encoded by the coding sequence ATGCGACCATTCCGTCACCGCCGTCTCACCGCCGTCGTCGTCCTGGCGACCCTGCTCCTCACCGCCGCCCCGCCCACCGCCGCGAGCGCCAGCGACAAGCAGCAGCGCCGCGCCGGCTACCACCGGGTCGGCTACTTCACCCAGTGGGGCATCTACGGCCGCGCCTTCCCGGTCAAGAAGCTCGACACCTCCGGTGCGGCGAGCCGCCTCACCCACGTCAACTACGCCTTCGGCAACGTCAGCGAGGACGGACGCTGCTACCTGGACGGTGGTCCGGGTGAGGGCGACGCCTGGGCCGACTACCAGCGCCCCGTCCCGGCCGAGGAGAGCGTCGACGGTGTCGCGGACGCCCCGGGCCAGGCGCTCAACGGCAACTTCGGCCAGCTCGCCAAGCTCAAGGCCAAGCACCCCAAACTGCAGGTGCTGATCTCGCTGGGCGGCTGGAGCTGGTCGACGTACTTCTCGAACGCGGCCCGCACCGACGCCTCCCGCAAGGCCTTCGTCGCGTCCTGCATCGACATCTACCTCAAGGGCAACCTCCCGGGCGCCCCAGGTGCCGCGGCGGGCGTCTTCGACGGCGTCGACCTCGACTGGGAGTGGCCCAACTGGGAGGGTGAGCCCGGCAACGTCATCCGCCCGGAGGACCGGGAGAACTTCACCAAGCTGCTCGCCGAGTTCCGCCGGCAGCTCGACGCGTACGGGCGCACGACCCGCGCCCACCACCCGCTGACCGCCTTCCTGCCGGCGAACCCGGCCACGATGGACGCCGGCTACGAGGGTCGCAAGATCTTCAAGTACCTGGATTTCGCCACCGTGCAGGGGTACGACTTCCACGGTGGCTGGGACGCGGTGACCAACCAGCAGTCCGCGCTGCGCGTGCCGGCGGGCGCCCCGGACGACCCGGACTTCTCCGCCGAGGTCGCCATCGACGGGTGGATCGCTCGTGGCGCCCCGCGTGACAAGCTGGTCCTGGGCATCCCGTACTACGGCCGAGGCTGGACCGGGGTCACCGGCGGCGGCAACGGTCTGTTCCAGCCCGCCGCCGCGCCCGCGCCGGCGACCTTCGAGGCCGGGTACGAGGACTACAAGAACCTCAAGAACCTGGCTGGCAACGGCTACACCGTGCACCGCGACCTCCGCACCGGGCACGCCTGGTTGTTCGACGGTACGACGTTGTGGACGTACGACGATCCGGCGGTCGTGTTGCAGAAGATGCTCTACATCCGACGGGCTGGCCTGGCCGGCGCGATGATCTGGTCGTTGGACGGCGACGACGACAACGCCACGCTGACCAAGACGATCGGCCTCGGGCTGACGACCTGGTAG
- a CDS encoding effector-associated constant component EACC1, with protein MPASQETITLSVHPDLPSADARRSLASWLRNEERLRGKVTAAPAAGSTAPPDEMSAGATDVLLVAVGSGGAVMVLVQAIAGWLTHRREDVTVKLTRPDGWSAELDVRRARDMDQVTALIEAAVRALADHQPSAETNDP; from the coding sequence TTGCCCGCGTCTCAGGAGACGATCACGCTCTCGGTTCATCCAGATCTTCCCTCCGCCGATGCTCGGCGTTCCCTGGCGTCCTGGCTGCGCAACGAGGAGCGGCTCCGCGGGAAGGTCACTGCCGCGCCTGCCGCCGGATCGACGGCACCACCCGACGAGATGTCGGCCGGGGCCACAGACGTGCTGCTGGTGGCCGTCGGCAGCGGCGGTGCCGTCATGGTGCTGGTGCAGGCGATCGCGGGGTGGCTGACCCACCGCCGCGAGGACGTGACGGTGAAGCTCACCCGTCCGGACGGCTGGTCCGCCGAATTGGACGTCCGTCGGGCTCGTGACATGGACCAGGTGACCGCACTCATCGAGGCCGCGGTGCGCGCTCTGGCGGACCACCAGCCGTCAGCCGAGACGAACGATCCGTGA
- a CDS encoding pyridoxamine 5'-phosphate oxidase family protein yields MTDVPPRGLEQRLRDTRARLEGDIDLWVATAGSPGGGVHLIPLSFLWDGTAFLVSTPRASVTGRNLVADGRVRLSLGPTRDVVIVDGTAVPVDIADLGPETGDAFATKTGFDPSGLDEPYQYFLIRPQRIQAWREANELKGRVLMRDGRWLG; encoded by the coding sequence ATGACGGACGTTCCGCCGCGTGGGCTTGAGCAGAGGCTTCGGGACACTCGCGCCAGACTGGAGGGCGACATCGACCTCTGGGTCGCGACGGCGGGCTCCCCAGGGGGCGGCGTACACCTCATCCCACTCTCGTTCCTCTGGGACGGGACCGCGTTCCTCGTCTCAACGCCGCGCGCCTCGGTCACCGGCCGCAACCTGGTGGCGGATGGCCGGGTACGACTCAGCCTCGGACCGACGCGCGACGTCGTCATCGTCGACGGCACCGCTGTGCCGGTGGACATCGCCGACCTCGGCCCGGAGACGGGTGACGCGTTCGCGACCAAGACGGGCTTCGACCCGAGCGGTCTCGACGAGCCCTACCAGTACTTTCTGATCCGACCGCAGCGCATCCAGGCCTGGCGGGAGGCGAACGAGCTGAAGGGACGCGTCCTCATGCGTGACGGCCGCTGGCTCGGCTGA
- a CDS encoding glyoxalase — translation MTSIASVTLDVADPAATQRFHTAAFGLDKQIRLRASDAPTSGFRGFTLALTVSQPATVNGLVGAALDAGATSLKPAAKSLWGYGGVVQAPDGTIWKIATSAKKDSGPATRQIDEIVLLLGVADVAASKRFYVEHGLAVAKSFGRMYVEFVAGSSPVKLALYRRRALAKDVGVAPGGTGSHRLTIGGDSGHFTDPDGFAWEAASLATAK, via the coding sequence ATGACATCCATCGCATCCGTCACCCTCGACGTGGCCGACCCCGCGGCCACCCAGCGCTTCCACACCGCCGCCTTCGGTCTGGACAAGCAGATTCGCCTGCGGGCCTCGGACGCACCGACGAGCGGCTTCCGTGGGTTCACGCTGGCGCTCACGGTGTCCCAGCCAGCCACCGTCAACGGCCTGGTCGGCGCTGCCCTGGACGCCGGTGCCACGTCGCTGAAGCCTGCCGCGAAGTCGCTCTGGGGCTACGGCGGTGTCGTGCAAGCCCCGGACGGGACGATCTGGAAGATCGCGACCTCGGCGAAGAAGGACAGCGGCCCGGCTACCCGGCAGATCGACGAGATCGTGCTCCTGCTCGGAGTCGCGGACGTGGCTGCGAGCAAGCGGTTCTACGTCGAGCACGGCCTTGCCGTGGCGAAGAGCTTTGGCCGCATGTACGTCGAGTTCGTTGCTGGGTCCAGCCCCGTGAAGCTGGCGCTGTACCGACGTCGTGCCCTCGCCAAGGACGTCGGCGTCGCCCCCGGCGGCACCGGGTCGCACCGACTCACGATCGGCGGCGACAGCGGGCATTTCACCGACCCGGACGGGTTCGCCTGGGAAGCCGCATCGCTGGCCACCGCGAAGTGA